TATACAGTAGGCCGCAAGCGTTTCCACAACCGGCACGGCGATCGGGAACGAATCGGGGCGAACGACTGTACGTCTAATCTGTTACAGCGAGGGGGGGACAGACAGCCATAACAGACAGACGTTACAGAGGACTGTGGCCGATACGGGCATGCACGGCCAGAGGACAATTCGAGGCAGATCTCCATCACAACTATCAATTATGGAAGTCTGTTACAGTCGTCTGTTGCAGATACCACAAATTGTAGAACGCCGCCAGGAGAGCTATCGCACGAGTTTTCTAATTACAGACGTCTGTTACAGACACCAGACACAGATAGCTGGCACGTACGTCTGACACAGATTTATAGTACAGGAGTGGAAAAGGGGTGCGTATGATAACGGCCGTGGTCTACTCCGAGTCGGGTGGGACGTTCAAGACGACGATGACGGCCAACCTGGCAGTCGCACTGGAGCGGATGGGTCAGGACACGCTCGTCATCGACCTGGACCCCCAAGAGGGGAACTTGACCAGTCTCTTCGACGTCGGCGAACACCGGAGCGACCCGGAAGCCGACAACCTGGTCAAGCACGTCCTCGACATGCCCGACGGGGACTTCGGGGAGCTGATCGAGACGTCTGACGAGGGCGTCGACGTCGTCCCGAGCCACGACATGCTCGGGGACTTCACCTCGAACCTGGAGCAGAAGATCTCCTATGAGACGGGCATGAAGAACATGGATCGCGACGACTACCCCCGCTTCGAGCTGCTGTACGAGCTGCTCTGGGAGACGGAAGAGCTCCACGAGGAGTACGACGCCGTCCTCATCGACCCGAACGCGCGAGCGGAGGACCTCCTCTACAACGCGATCTTCGCGCTCCGGACGCTCGTCGCGCCCGTCAAACCCGCCGGGAAGGGGAACCTGAGCCTGGACGGGCTCGAGGAGCTCGTCGGGAACATGGAGACCGAACTCGACATCGAGATCGGGCTCTCCTGCGTCGTGCCCTCCGGCGTCGGCCAGACAAACGCCCACCGGCAGTACCAGAAGCAGTTCGCGAACACGGAGGCGTTCGACACGCCAGTCACCATCGGGAACCGAGAGAGCCTCATGGACGCCATGTGGGAGGCCCGAGGCTCGGCGTTCAAGGTGGTCGAGGAACGCTGGAAGACCTTCGAGAAGGACGGCGAGATGGTGAGCGAACCGGGGCAACGGCGCGTCCGGGACCGAGAGATAGAGACGTTGCGGCGGCTGTACGAACTCGCACAGTTCGTCGCGACCGAGACGTTCGACGGCGACGCCGACCCGGTACTGGAACTCGACATCGAGGACTACGACAATCGAACCATCGACCTGCGCGAGCGCGAAACGGAGGCGACCACCGCATGAGCAACTTCAAGTCCGGCTCCGGGAACCTCGACTTCGGCGACGGCGACGAGGACAAAGGCGAGAGCGGAGCCTCCGATGAGGCGGAGGTCGAACGGGAAGAACGAGAGCGGCCCGAAGCGGGTTCCGCCGAGTCGACGGCGGAGGACTCGGGAGGCGAAGCCCGGTCGGGACGGACCGACACCGACGAACGAACGGCGACTGACCGGGAGACAGTGACAGAAACGGATCCGGAACCGTCTATCGACGAGTACCCCTACTTCGTCCGCCGGAACAACGTCGGCGACGAGCGCGACACCCGCCTCGAGATCCACGTCCGCGACGAGGTCGCCGACCGCGAGGCCGAGTTCCGGAACGCCGTCGCAGAGCGCCTCGACGCCGGCGAGATCTCGAAGACAGACGCCCGGGAGTTCGCCCTGCTCGCGGCGTACGAACACCCGGAGAAGGTAGCCGAACTGATGGAAGACGAAGGGTTCGGCGCGCTCGACTAGAACGCCCCTGACACGGGATTTCGAGAATCGGGGGGACATGGTTGATATAGCCAGATGCGATTTATGAATTGCTAGACGGACGGCCTCAGCTGGTTTTCGGCAGCGGTTGTGAGACTCCAGTGACAGGACGTGCCGCCGGTCAGTCGAACAGACACTACGAGAGTCCCGTCAGTCAACCGGGATCGCGAAACAGCGTTCTGGCGTCGATCAGACGTCGTGGGGTCCCGCAGCGATGGTCTGGCCGAGTATGAGGCCGCTGACCTCGATATCTGTCACAGCTATCTGTTACAGATATCTGTAACAGGCATCCGATACGCCAGGCACAGCCAGTGGAGCGTGGGCGGGAGGCAAAACGCGATGTCAGCGCTCGGCGAGTGTTACCGACGAAGCCTCGTAGTCCTCGAGGAAGGTCCCGGGCCCGCCGACGGGGAGTTTGCTGCTACCGGTGTCCACCACGAGGGAGCATTCGACCGGGAACGAACTGGTAAACGGCTCGACGATCCCCTGCCTCGTTTCGGTGATAGTTCCCTGGATAGTCTCCCTGTGGGGGGCGTCCCGGAGCGGTGTCACAGACAGATCAGCCGCTACGGTACGGTCGGCATGGAGGTGTAACGTCGAATCGACCACTGCGTGCCTGAAGTTGTCGTAGGTCGCAGGCAACTGGCGCGGCGTGTGAGTACAGACTTCCTCCGAGACGGGCCAGTAATTCGCGAGGAGTGAGCCGACGAGGATGGGCGCGATGTCCGGCTGGGAGAACGTAATCGCCCGCTTGTCGCGGTTCGACCGGGAGTTCATGCCGACGGGCGCGATCACGCCGTACTGCTGATCGACTGTCAGTATCATCGGGGCGACGTGGTCCCACGATCGGGCGACTGTCGCGACTCCGTCGAGATCGGAATCGAACGACGTCGTGCCGGCGTCGCTGACGAGCAACAGCGTGAGGACGCCGCGATCCACCGCTGCTTCGAGCTCGTCGACGAACTGCGGCAGGTGACGGGCGGGAATCGAGAGCGTGATCTCGCTGTCGGCGGTGGCGATGAGGTCGGCCATCCGGCGCAGGACAGTAATCCGTGATTTGAAGACGTCGAACGGCCGGTACTCGTCCTCCGTCGTGGTGTACCACTCGGAGAGTGCCGGCGTCACCGCCTCGAGTTCGTCGGTCAGGACGCCGATCGCCTCCTCCGGCTTTCGCGCCCGGATCGTCGTCGGTGAGGCGGATTTGTCGACGTCGACGAAGCCGCGCTCCTCGAGTCGTTCACTCACGTTGTAGACGTAGCGCTTCGAGACGTCGGCCGCGTCGGCTATCTCGCTCGCCGATCCGTCGCCCTGACGCAGGATCGAGAGGTACGTGTTGACCTCCTTCTCCGACATCCCCAGTTGCGTCAGCCGATCCACTACCGTCGATTCGTCCATTGACATGGAGACGCGCATCCGTCCAATTACTCTTTTTGGACGACGGCCACCCCCCCGGTCCTCCGGCCCCGGCGATAGCGACTCGTCGGTTGTTCGGGACCGTCGTAGCCGGTTCACTGAAGACGTCCGTACCCGGTTGCGACGGCGAAGCGACTGATGAGGAGGGTAATATTGCCTGTAGTTACGAAGGTATTCAACAATATTATGGTGATGAACGCGTTGACCGTAGACGATGACAGGGTCACAGGAGTACACGGACGTTCTGAGCCGCCGCCGGTTCGCCGAGCTCGCCGGAGCCACCGGTGTAGTCGCACTCGCAGGCTGTACCGGCGACGGGGGAGACGGCGGCACCGGCGAGTCGACGGATCCGTCCGACGAGAACGCCAGCGAGGGAGACGGGGGCGACGGGACGCAGGCGTACGACAAACAGCACCTGAGCCGGACGAACGTCGTGCCGGCGAACGCGCAGTTCAACCTCCAGAACCCGAACAGCCGCTCCGCGATCGCGTACCAGCTGGTGTTCGACGAGTTCACGAAGTTCAACTACGCGCGCGGCGAGTTCGTGCCGCACGCGATCAGCGACTGGGAGTTCACCGGCGACACGTTCGAGATGACCGTCCGCAAGGGACTGACCTGGGACGACGGCGACCCCGTCACCGCCGAGGACATCGCGACCCAGCTTCGACTCAATCAGATCACGAACGGGTCGATGTGGAACTACACGGAGAGCGTCGACACGCCCGACGAGCGGACGGTGGTGCTCACCCTCCAGGGAGACGTCAACCCGCGGATCATCGAGTTCGACGTGCTGGGCGACAACTGGGTCCACCAGAAGGCCGACGTCTTCGGGGAGTACCTCGAAACCTATGAGAGCGGCGACGAGGACGAGGCCGCGCGCCAACTCCAGGAGTTCGCCTACCAGGACGTCGTCGCCTCGGGGCCGTTCTCGCTCGAGCAGGCCGGCCAGCAGCAGCTTCTCACTACCCGCCGCGACGACCACCCGGATTCGGAGAACGTCAACTTCAGCGAGTACGCGTTCCGGTACATCGACGGCAACCAGCAGACCCACCAGGCGCTGATCAACCTGACCGTCGACTCGATCCCGATCGTGTTCGCGCCGCCCGAGGTCGTCGACCAGATGCCCGACGCCGTTCAGCTCGAAACGACGCCGGGCAAGTGGGGAATGGGGCTCGTCCCGAACCACGAACACAGACACGCAGGCGACCGCGCGGTCCGGCAGGCCATCCAGTACGTCGTCGACCGCAAGGCCGTCGTCCAGAACGTCGGCGACACCCTCAAGCAGGCGCCGGAACTCCCGGTCGGCATCCCCTCCGACGACCAGGAGCGCTGGCTCGGCGACGCGATGTCCGACTTCGACGACTACGGCGTCGGCGAGACGATGACCGACGAGGCGACGGCCGTCCTCAAGGAGGCCGGCTACTCGAAGAACGACGGCACCTGGCAGGACAGCGACGGCAACCCGGTCAGGCTCCCCGTCACGGCGCCGGCCGGGTGGTCAGACTGGATCACGGCGACCGAGACGATCGTCGACCAGCTCAACGCCTTCGGCTTCGAGGCGACGGTCGACTCCCGGAGCTACGACGCGAT
This region of Halomicrobium urmianum genomic DNA includes:
- a CDS encoding ABC transporter substrate-binding protein; this encodes MTGSQEYTDVLSRRRFAELAGATGVVALAGCTGDGGDGGTGESTDPSDENASEGDGGDGTQAYDKQHLSRTNVVPANAQFNLQNPNSRSAIAYQLVFDEFTKFNYARGEFVPHAISDWEFTGDTFEMTVRKGLTWDDGDPVTAEDIATQLRLNQITNGSMWNYTESVDTPDERTVVLTLQGDVNPRIIEFDVLGDNWVHQKADVFGEYLETYESGDEDEAARQLQEFAYQDVVASGPFSLEQAGQQQLLTTRRDDHPDSENVNFSEYAFRYIDGNQQTHQALINLTVDSIPIVFAPPEVVDQMPDAVQLETTPGKWGMGLVPNHEHRHAGDRAVRQAIQYVVDRKAVVQNVGDTLKQAPELPVGIPSDDQERWLGDAMSDFDDYGVGETMTDEATAVLKEAGYSKNDGTWQDSDGNPVRLPVTAPAGWSDWITATETIVDQLNAFGFEATVDSRSYDAMASTVWPNGDFALSAGSWLPGGASAAFPYFSLYHQLVEHASIPSNYPAMIESQGGSEADVTVPGRDGDDLTVNPSDRLEELSQTSDDAAIQEIVSELAWVTNVDLPVIPVMEKLDETFLTTDEWSVPEQGSEKNQVKWPNAWLPKQGDLTYTGE
- a CDS encoding acyl-CoA dehydrogenase, which codes for MSNFKSGSGNLDFGDGDEDKGESGASDEAEVEREERERPEAGSAESTAEDSGGEARSGRTDTDERTATDRETVTETDPEPSIDEYPYFVRRNNVGDERDTRLEIHVRDEVADREAEFRNAVAERLDAGEISKTDAREFALLAAYEHPEKVAELMEDEGFGALD
- a CDS encoding ParA family protein gives rise to the protein MITAVVYSESGGTFKTTMTANLAVALERMGQDTLVIDLDPQEGNLTSLFDVGEHRSDPEADNLVKHVLDMPDGDFGELIETSDEGVDVVPSHDMLGDFTSNLEQKISYETGMKNMDRDDYPRFELLYELLWETEELHEEYDAVLIDPNARAEDLLYNAIFALRTLVAPVKPAGKGNLSLDGLEELVGNMETELDIEIGLSCVVPSGVGQTNAHRQYQKQFANTEAFDTPVTIGNRESLMDAMWEARGSAFKVVEERWKTFEKDGEMVSEPGQRRVRDREIETLRRLYELAQFVATETFDGDADPVLELDIEDYDNRTIDLRERETEATTA
- a CDS encoding TrmB family transcriptional regulator sugar-binding domain-containing protein, with product MDESTVVDRLTQLGMSEKEVNTYLSILRQGDGSASEIADAADVSKRYVYNVSERLEERGFVDVDKSASPTTIRARKPEEAIGVLTDELEAVTPALSEWYTTTEDEYRPFDVFKSRITVLRRMADLIATADSEITLSIPARHLPQFVDELEAAVDRGVLTLLLVSDAGTTSFDSDLDGVATVARSWDHVAPMILTVDQQYGVIAPVGMNSRSNRDKRAITFSQPDIAPILVGSLLANYWPVSEEVCTHTPRQLPATYDNFRHAVVDSTLHLHADRTVAADLSVTPLRDAPHRETIQGTITETRQGIVEPFTSSFPVECSLVVDTGSSKLPVGGPGTFLEDYEASSVTLAER